A window from Rhodocyclaceae bacterium encodes these proteins:
- a CDS encoding peptidyl-prolyl cis-trans isomerase — MIRLHTSAGVIGIELDAAKAPITAANFIEYVNAGHYDNTIFHRVIDGFMIQGGGFEPGMKQKKTRDPITNEADNGLKNDKYTVAMARTSEPHSASAQFFINVADNDFLNFTSPTARGWGYCVFGKVVEGIEVVDQLRGVATGTRAGHQDVPTEDVVITRAEVVEA, encoded by the coding sequence ATGATCAGACTGCACACCAGCGCCGGCGTGATCGGCATCGAACTCGACGCCGCCAAGGCCCCGATCACGGCAGCCAACTTCATCGAATACGTGAATGCTGGTCACTACGACAACACGATCTTCCATCGCGTGATCGACGGCTTCATGATCCAGGGCGGGGGCTTCGAACCGGGCATGAAACAGAAGAAGACGCGCGATCCGATCACCAACGAAGCCGACAACGGGCTGAAGAACGACAAGTACACGGTGGCGATGGCGCGCACCTCGGAACCGCACTCGGCGTCCGCCCAGTTCTTCATCAACGTGGCCGACAACGACTTCCTGAACTTCACCTCGCCGACCGCACGCGGCTGGGGCTATTGCGTGTTCGGCAAGGTGGTCGAAGGAATCGAGGTGGTCGACCAGTTGCGCGGCGTGGCGACGGGCACGCGTGCGGGCCACCAGGACGTACCGACCGAAGACGTGGT
- a CDS encoding peptidylprolyl isomerase, which yields MLGIGVSGDALAQKNPRVEFTTSYGPIVVELYPDRAPETVRNFLQYVKDGHYEGTVFHRVIRGFMVQGGGFTADFKEKPTREPIKNEAEMTFKAGLRHEIGTLAMARTRDPHSATAQFFINVARNDFLDFRERTVVGFGYVVFGRVIKGLETVDQMLQVPTGPGGPFKTDVPAKLPVIEKVTILGASR from the coding sequence ATGCTCGGCATCGGGGTGTCGGGCGACGCGCTCGCGCAGAAGAATCCGCGCGTCGAGTTCACGACCAGCTACGGGCCGATCGTGGTCGAGCTGTATCCCGACCGCGCACCCGAGACGGTGCGCAACTTCCTCCAGTACGTGAAGGACGGCCATTACGAAGGCACGGTGTTCCACCGCGTCATCCGCGGCTTCATGGTGCAGGGGGGCGGCTTCACCGCCGACTTCAAGGAAAAGCCGACGCGCGAGCCGATCAAGAACGAGGCCGAAATGACCTTCAAGGCCGGGCTGCGGCACGAGATCGGCACGCTGGCGATGGCCCGCACGCGCGATCCGCACAGTGCGACCGCCCAGTTCTTCATCAACGTGGCTCGCAACGACTTCCTCGACTTCCGCGAGCGCACGGTCGTCGGCTTCGGCTATGTCGTGTTCGGCCGCGTGATCAAGGGTCTCGAGACCGTCGACCAGATGCTGCAGGTGCCCACCGGTCCGGGCGGGCCGTTCAAGACCGACGTGCCGGCCAAGCTGCCGGTAATCGAGAAGGTGACGATCCTCGGCGCCAGCCGCTGA